A genome region from Glycine max cultivar Williams 82 chromosome 5, Glycine_max_v4.0, whole genome shotgun sequence includes the following:
- the LOC100816808 gene encoding protein ROH1, which yields MPSTENQGSSSSFSSFGRSIFGARQEQVHSVEASNESDSCNLELGLFQKHVTDRFQVLSAASDEEFLSIDWIQKLLGAFISCQEEFRAILLNNKEQVTKPPFDRMISEFFERSVKALDICNASRDGIEKIRTWQKHLEIVFCALGSSKRALTEGHFRRARKALMDLALATLDEKESGSVFSQRNRSFGRHNSSKDHHSSSGHSRSHSWSVSRSWSAAKQLQSIANNLVSPRATEIAAASGLVIPVYTINCILLIVLWTLVAAIPCQDRGLSIHFSVPRQLSWSTPVTALYERITEESKKRERRNSNGLLKEIYQVEVSSRRLTDLIDSAQFPLANDQKTEVERDVMELMSVCEAFRNGLDPLERQVREVFRKIMACRTEGLDYLGTSSHTEQ from the coding sequence ATGCCTTCTACAGAAAATCAGGGCTCTTCGTCGTCGTTTTCCTCGTTTGGCCGTTCCATATTTGGTGCCAGGCAGGAGCAGGTTCATTCTGTGGAAGCAAGTAATGAATCTGATTCCTGTAATTTAGAGCTTGGATTGTTCCAGAAGCATGTTACAGATCGGTTTCAAGTCCTTTCTGCGGCTAGTGATGAGGAATTTCTCTCAATTGATTGGATTCAGAAGCTCCTTGGAGCATTTATCAGCTGCCAAGAGGAATTCAGAGCCATTCTGTTGAATAACAAAGAGCAGGTCACGAAACCCCCCTTTGATCGCATGATTTCTGAATTCTTTGAGAGGTCGGTGAAGGCACTTGACATTTGTAATGCTAGCCGAGATGGGATTGAGAAGATTCGCACATGGCAAAAGCATCTGGAAATTGTGTTTTGTGCCTTGGGTTCGAGTAAGAGAGCATTAACTGAAGGCCATTTCCGGAGGGCAAGAAAGGCACTGATGGATTTAGCATTGGCAACGCTTGATGAAAAAGAATCTGGATCAGTTTTTTCTCAGCGTAATAGGTCTTTTGGGCGACATAACTCAAGCAAGGATCATCACTCCTCATCAGGGCATTCAAGATCGCATTCGTGGAGTGTCTCTCGTTCCTGGTCTGCAGCCAAGCAACTACAATCCATTGCGAATAACCTTGTTTCTCCCCGTGCTACTGAGATTGCTGCAGCAAGTGGGCTTGTGATTCCTGTTTATACAATAAACTGTATTCTCCTGATAGTTTTGTGGACCCTTGTTGCAGCCATTCCTTGTCAGGATAGGGGTCTAAGCATTCATTTTTCAGTCCCGCGGCAATTATCCTGGAGCACTCCCGTTACCGCACTTTATGAACGGATCACAGAGGAGTCAAAGAAGCGAGAGCGCCGAAACTCAAATGGTTTGTTGAAGGAGATATATCAAGTTGAGGTAAGCAGCCGACGCTTGACCGACCTCATAGATTCAGCTCAGTTTCCGTTGGCAAATGACCAGAAAACGGAAGTTGAGCGCGATGTGATGGAGCTAATGAGTGTTTGTGAAGCTTTCAGAAATGGATTGGATCCATTGGAGCGCCAAGTGAGGGAGGTCTTCCGGAAGATAATGGCTTGTCGAACTGAGGGGCTTGATTACCTCGGCACGTCAAGCCATACGGAGCAATGA
- the SWEET10 gene encoding bidirectional sugar transporter N3: MAIFNGHNHLALGFGMLGNVISFMVYLAPLPTFYRIYKKKSTEGFQSLPYLVALFSSMLWLYYASLKPADATLLITINSLGCVIEIVYIIMFTIYATKDARNLTVKLFMVMNVGSFALIFLVTYFAMHGSLRVQVVGWVCVSIAVGVFAAPLSIVAQVIRTKNVEFMPFNLSLFLTISAVMWFFYGLLLKDICIAIPNILGFTLGLLQMLLYAIYRNGKTNNKEVVTKEEHALEAMKNVVVVNPLGTCEVYPVIGKEINNNGQGIEGAEEKEKGVELGKECPV, from the exons ATGGCTATTTTCAACGGTCACAATCATTTGGCTTTAGGTTTTGGCATGCTAG GTAACGTCATTTCATTCATGGTGTACTTGGCACCCCT GCCAACATTTTACCGAATATACAAAAAGAAATCCACAGAAGGTTTCCAATCACTGCCTTACCTGGTGGCACTCTTCAGTTCCATGCTTTGGCTATACTATGCCTCACTCAAGCCAGCTGATGCTACTCTCCTCATTACCATTAATTCATTGGGTTGTGTCATTGAGATTGTTTATATTATCATGTTCACAATCTATGCCACCAAAGATGCCCGG AACTTAACCGTTAAATTATTTATGGTGATGAACGTGGGTTCCTTCGCCTTGATCTTCCTCGTCACCTACTTTGCTATGCATGGCTCCCTCCGTGTCCAAGTCGTTGGATGGGTTTGTGTATCTATTGCAGTAGGTGTTTTTGCGGCACCTCTCAGCATTGTG GCTCAGGTTATTCGAACCAAGAATGTGGAGTTTATGCCGTTTAACTTGTCACTTTTCCTCACCATAAGTGCCGTAATGTGGTTTTTCTATGGTCTTTTACTCAAGGACATATGCATTGCT ATCCCGAATATTCTCGGGTTCACATTGGGACTACTTCAGATGCTGCTCTATGCAATTTACCGGAATGGTAAAACCAACAATAAGGAAGTTGTTACAAAGGAGGAGCATGCACTAGAGGCAATGAAAAACGTTGTCGTGGTGAACCCGTTGGGAACGTGTGAAGTGTACCCAGTTATCGGTAAAGAGATCAATAACAATGGACAAGGAATAGAAGGTGCTGAAGAGAAGGAGAAAGGCGTGGAATTAGGCAAGGAATGCCCAGTGTGA